Proteins co-encoded in one endosymbiont 'TC1' of Trimyema compressum genomic window:
- a CDS encoding LTA synthase family protein — MVILGIASKVKYDFRGTGPSPADFLTLGEAGEMAGVLTPGFILSILLYVILIAIIAMILIKKMRLPKISSKNKLKGIVGFFLFFFFVYSFSPEWIVIRGGSVPIKATVNETGAPVYFFSQFNNPVKLKAPNENEIQTAFSHELSTIKYNKNNSKEKPDIIVIQNESFFDPTETMDISKFSEDPLPYFHKIQKKSDSFSVTSPVFGGGTANAEFEMITGLSTVFFPAEMTVFSGYLNKPTISLGSILREQGYYSYLLHPFFGNFYKRNQVYRLLGFNEFDSLETMVDNDPTIYERGLAYPGSQYINDIELTNQIINRLEKNENAPKFIFAVTMQGHVPYGGPEKYAITYNGNDIENPEYLEEFNSYLTSLRATDESIKELIEYLGNREKPSIVAFYGDHQPSLKFRNLANFQMSNAEDTLKKLSSGENHKMHKVPAFIWSNSESLKTTEETIDMTSLGEKVLSAAKSDMPNYFHILKTMREKEKINSFTDYYIVKDNIFYHKDTDEYKMIYDKYRLIDSDILGKFKFIETDPNKWFVKNNNNYIVPKLTK; from the coding sequence ATGGTCATATTGGGTATTGCTAGCAAAGTAAAATATGATTTCAGAGGAACGGGTCCCAGCCCAGCTGATTTTTTAACATTAGGAGAAGCAGGCGAAATGGCGGGAGTACTGACACCCGGCTTTATTTTAAGCATATTATTATACGTGATTTTAATTGCCATTATCGCTATGATACTTATTAAAAAAATGCGCTTGCCAAAAATTTCCTCTAAAAATAAATTAAAAGGTATTGTAGGATTTTTTCTTTTTTTCTTTTTTGTCTACTCCTTCTCGCCTGAATGGATTGTTATTAGAGGAGGTTCCGTACCAATTAAGGCTACTGTAAATGAAACAGGAGCCCCAGTTTACTTTTTTTCTCAATTTAATAATCCGGTTAAGCTTAAGGCACCAAATGAAAATGAAATTCAAACAGCTTTTAGTCATGAGCTTAGCACTATTAAATATAATAAAAATAACTCAAAAGAAAAACCAGATATAATTGTAATCCAAAACGAATCATTTTTTGATCCAACAGAAACAATGGATATAAGTAAATTTTCTGAAGATCCATTACCTTATTTTCACAAAATACAAAAGAAAAGCGACTCATTTTCTGTTACCTCACCTGTTTTCGGTGGCGGAACAGCTAATGCTGAGTTTGAAATGATTACAGGACTTTCTACAGTTTTTTTCCCAGCAGAAATGACTGTATTCTCTGGTTATCTAAATAAACCAACCATTTCCTTGGGAAGCATTCTTAGAGAACAAGGATATTATTCCTACCTACTACATCCTTTTTTTGGAAACTTCTATAAAAGAAATCAAGTGTATAGACTTCTTGGATTTAATGAATTTGATAGTCTAGAAACCATGGTTGATAATGACCCAACAATATACGAACGTGGACTTGCTTATCCCGGATCTCAATATATAAATGATATTGAATTAACAAATCAAATTATCAACAGATTAGAAAAAAATGAAAATGCACCAAAATTTATTTTTGCAGTCACAATGCAAGGACATGTTCCTTACGGCGGTCCTGAAAAATACGCAATTACTTATAATGGTAATGATATTGAAAATCCCGAATATTTAGAAGAATTTAATAGTTATTTAACTAGCTTAAGAGCTACTGATGAATCTATTAAAGAGTTAATTGAATATCTAGGAAATAGGGAAAAACCATCAATTGTAGCATTTTATGGCGACCATCAGCCTTCATTAAAGTTTAGAAATCTTGCAAACTTTCAAATGTCCAATGCCGAAGATACTCTAAAAAAACTATCTTCTGGAGAAAACCATAAAATGCATAAAGTGCCAGCATTTATTTGGAGTAATTCAGAATCATTAAAAACTACTGAAGAAACTATTGATATGACATCTTTAGGAGAAAAGGTTTTATCTGCAGCAAAATCTGATATGCCAAACTACTTCCATATCTTAAAAACCATGAGAGAAAAGGAGAAAATTAATTCTTTTACAGATTATTATATAGTAAAGGATAATATATTTTATCATAAAGATACAGATGAATATAAGATGATTTATGATAAATACAGACTTATTGACAGTGATATTCTCGGAAAATTCAAATTTATTGAAACAGACCCTAATAAATGGTTTGTTAAAAACAACAATAACTATATTGTTCCAAAACTAACAAAATAA